From a single Paraburkholderia edwinii genomic region:
- a CDS encoding DUF4148 domain-containing protein has protein sequence MKHLNRALIVASLVIAPFAAHAADIAPLTRAQVRAELIQAEQNGTYPTSKVHYPDAQPDAATVYVANRAAAKAAANSAYGGSVAGSSATGAPAVSGGGGAVSSERPQFGNLYSHH, from the coding sequence ATGAAACATCTGAATCGCGCTCTTATCGTCGCATCGCTCGTCATCGCTCCTTTCGCTGCTCATGCAGCTGATATCGCGCCGCTTACTCGCGCTCAGGTGCGCGCCGAGCTGATCCAGGCCGAACAGAACGGGACGTATCCGACCAGCAAGGTGCACTACCCGGACGCGCAGCCGGATGCGGCCACCGTCTATGTCGCAAATCGCGCGGCCGCCAAAGCCGCTGCCAATAGCGCGTACGGCGGCTCGGTTGCCGGCAGCTCCGCTACCGGTGCGCCCGCGGTTTCAGGTGGCGGCGGCGCGGTATCGAGCGAGCGCCCGCAGTTCGGCAACCTGTATAGCCACCATTAA
- a CDS encoding YkgB family protein, protein MNTLINNLARTGLMKQDFTYHVVRASMVLIFAFFGYQKWFQYEAQVLIPYISHGPLIFWLYPVFGIRGASWFLGVSEWFFGALLFIGFWNKRIGVLGALGSIATFVGTVTIIPFMPDGWAASAGGFPAMVGNVPFLMKDVVLLAVSVYLLKEDVARVLAERRTK, encoded by the coding sequence ATGAACACACTGATCAACAATCTGGCCCGAACCGGCCTGATGAAACAGGACTTCACGTATCACGTCGTCCGCGCATCGATGGTGCTGATCTTCGCTTTTTTCGGGTACCAGAAATGGTTCCAATATGAAGCGCAAGTGCTCATTCCGTATATCAGCCACGGACCGCTGATTTTCTGGCTGTACCCGGTGTTCGGCATTCGCGGCGCCAGCTGGTTTCTCGGCGTATCCGAGTGGTTCTTCGGCGCGCTGCTGTTTATCGGCTTCTGGAACAAGCGCATCGGTGTGCTCGGCGCACTCGGCTCGATCGCGACCTTCGTCGGCACTGTGACGATCATTCCATTCATGCCTGACGGCTGGGCCGCATCGGCCGGCGGCTTCCCCGCGATGGTCGGCAATGTGCCGTTCCTGATGAAGGATGTCGTGCTGCTCGCGGTGTCGGTCTATCTGCTCAAGGAAGACGTGGCGCGAGTGCTTGCCGAACGGCGCACGAAATAA
- a CDS encoding TIGR00366 family protein has translation MIQRISQFFTQVVHRVLPDPLIFAIFLTIATFALAFGLTPKPPVELISLWGAGFWNLLAFSMQMAMILVTGHALASSGPVKRMLVALANSARTPGQAVMLVAFVGAVACAINWGFGLVLGAMLSREVARRVKGTDYRLLVACAYMGFLTWHGGLSGSVPLVAATKGNPMEKTIGLIPVSHTIFTGYNAFITFGLIVLLPILARLMMPKPQDVVAVDPALLEEPPTVERKLPANATLAERLEESRFLAILVALVCYGFLVVRTVTKGFTLDIDTVNLVFLATGMLLHKTPMAYARAVAAAARGASGIMIQFPFYAGIQALMDHSGLAGVITKWFVDIANVHTFPLLAFLSSAVINFAVPSGGGHWVVQGPFVMPAAQALGADLGKSAMAIAYGEAWTNMAQPFWALPALAIAGLGVRDIMGYCVTALLFSGVIFVAGMYLF, from the coding sequence TTGATTCAGCGCATCTCGCAGTTTTTCACGCAGGTCGTGCACCGCGTGCTTCCTGACCCTTTGATTTTCGCCATCTTCCTGACCATCGCGACCTTCGCGCTCGCGTTCGGTCTCACGCCGAAGCCGCCCGTCGAACTGATTTCACTATGGGGCGCGGGCTTCTGGAATCTGCTCGCGTTCTCGATGCAGATGGCGATGATTCTCGTCACCGGCCATGCGCTCGCGAGCTCGGGCCCCGTCAAGCGGATGCTGGTCGCGCTCGCGAACTCGGCGCGCACGCCGGGGCAGGCCGTGATGCTCGTCGCCTTCGTCGGCGCGGTTGCGTGCGCAATCAATTGGGGCTTCGGGCTCGTGCTCGGCGCGATGCTCTCGCGTGAAGTCGCGCGGCGCGTGAAGGGCACCGACTATCGGCTGCTCGTCGCGTGCGCGTATATGGGCTTTCTGACGTGGCACGGTGGCCTGTCCGGCTCGGTGCCGCTCGTCGCGGCGACCAAGGGCAATCCGATGGAGAAGACCATTGGCCTGATCCCGGTGTCGCATACGATTTTCACCGGCTATAACGCGTTCATCACGTTCGGCCTGATCGTGCTGCTGCCGATTCTCGCGCGTTTGATGATGCCGAAGCCGCAGGATGTGGTCGCGGTCGATCCGGCGCTGCTCGAAGAACCGCCGACCGTCGAACGCAAGCTGCCCGCGAATGCGACGCTCGCCGAACGGCTCGAGGAAAGCCGCTTCCTCGCCATTCTCGTCGCGCTGGTCTGCTACGGCTTCCTCGTCGTGCGTACGGTGACGAAGGGCTTCACGCTCGATATCGATACGGTGAACCTCGTGTTCCTCGCAACCGGCATGCTGCTGCACAAGACGCCGATGGCGTATGCGCGCGCGGTAGCCGCGGCGGCGCGCGGCGCATCGGGCATCATGATCCAGTTCCCGTTCTACGCCGGCATTCAGGCGCTGATGGATCACTCGGGACTCGCTGGCGTAATCACGAAATGGTTTGTCGATATCGCGAACGTGCACACGTTCCCGCTGCTCGCGTTCCTGAGTTCGGCCGTGATCAACTTTGCGGTGCCTAGCGGCGGCGGTCACTGGGTCGTGCAGGGTCCGTTCGTGATGCCGGCCGCGCAGGCGCTCGGTGCGGATCTCGGCAAGTCGGCCATGGCGATTGCGTACGGCGAAGCGTGGACCAATATGGCGCAGCCATTCTGGGCGCTGCCGGCGCTCGCGATCGCGGGTCTTGGCGTACGCGACATCATGGGCTATTGCGTGACGGCGCTGCTGTTTTCAGGCGTTATTTTTGTCGCCGGAATGTATCTGTTCTAA
- a CDS encoding amino acid racemase, whose product MGNGAPSAGLVIGVLGGMGPQATADFLMKLTAATPAECEQDHLRVHIDSNPKVPDRSEAIMGRGASPGAVLAGMAAGLERAGADFLVMPCNTAHAFEADIRAAVSVPFVSMIEETRAACEQAFPDATRFGLLATSGCVHALLYQNAFTRAGRRTVVLDAADQESLMALLYRVKRGDRSNAVRAAMRTYGEGLIDAGADMVIAACSEVPLVLADGDLTRPVLDATALLARRCVRYAYGFEPLPAAQPSAQPATQPATQPGAHPIASMSAS is encoded by the coding sequence ATGGGCAATGGCGCACCTTCGGCGGGGCTGGTGATCGGCGTGCTGGGCGGCATGGGGCCGCAGGCGACCGCCGACTTTCTCATGAAGCTCACTGCCGCGACGCCTGCCGAATGCGAGCAGGACCATCTGCGCGTGCATATCGATTCGAACCCGAAAGTGCCGGACCGCAGCGAGGCGATCATGGGCCGCGGCGCGTCGCCGGGCGCGGTGCTCGCCGGGATGGCCGCCGGCCTCGAGCGCGCCGGCGCCGATTTTCTGGTGATGCCCTGCAATACCGCGCATGCGTTCGAGGCCGACATTCGCGCGGCGGTTAGCGTGCCCTTCGTCAGCATGATCGAGGAAACCCGCGCGGCCTGCGAACAGGCCTTCCCCGACGCAACGCGCTTCGGTCTGCTTGCGACGAGCGGGTGTGTCCATGCACTTCTCTATCAAAACGCTTTCACCCGCGCCGGTCGCCGCACGGTCGTTCTTGACGCTGCTGACCAGGAAAGCCTGATGGCCTTGCTGTACCGGGTCAAACGCGGCGACCGTTCCAACGCCGTGCGCGCTGCGATGCGCACCTATGGCGAAGGCTTGATCGACGCGGGCGCGGATATGGTTATCGCGGCCTGCTCCGAAGTCCCGCTCGTGCTGGCCGACGGCGATCTCACGCGGCCCGTGCTCGATGCAACCGCGCTGCTCGCGCGGCGCTGCGTGCGCTACGCGTATGGCTTCGAGCCGCTGCCGGCCGCTCAACCAAGCGCTCAACCAGCCACACAACCAGCCACACAACCAGGCGCACATCCCATCGCTTCGATGTCGGCTTCGTGA
- a CDS encoding dicarboxylate/amino acid:cation symporter → MKQNRLGLVIVIGMLLGVAAGYVCHQSADSPAAAKEMASNFSLITDIFLRLIKMVIAPLVFSGIISGLAAIGDPKVVGRAGLKALGWFVCASFTSLLIGMVLANAFDLGHAMSLHVPAAGAAGVSTAAFNLHNFITHIVPSSIIEAMANNEILPILVFSVFFGIAMGSMKDRLPPALLSSIEGLFSIMLRITGYVMWFAPLGVFGAVAAVITVQGLGMLVTYGKFIGAVYFSMMVLWCVLLAAGYGVLGKPVFALMKLIREPMIIAFCTASSEAAYPKTIEQLTRFGVKPRISNFVLPLAYSFNLDGSMMYQAFAALFIAQAYNIHLSFGQQFWMLLVMMLTSKGVAGVPRAAIVVIAATLPLFGLPVEGVVLLLAIDQFIDMGRTTTNVVGNSIASAVIAKWENGLAPWSGTAYPLSEAIPSMHDDMAGAHASTVPHPAPH, encoded by the coding sequence GTGAAACAGAACAGACTGGGGCTGGTCATCGTTATCGGCATGCTGCTTGGTGTCGCGGCGGGCTACGTATGCCATCAATCGGCCGATTCGCCCGCTGCGGCGAAGGAAATGGCCAGCAATTTCTCGTTGATTACGGATATCTTTCTACGGCTCATCAAGATGGTGATCGCGCCGCTCGTATTCAGCGGCATCATTTCTGGGCTGGCCGCGATCGGCGACCCGAAAGTGGTCGGCCGTGCGGGCCTGAAGGCGCTCGGCTGGTTTGTCTGCGCGTCGTTCACGTCGCTATTGATCGGCATGGTGCTCGCCAACGCCTTCGATCTCGGGCACGCCATGAGCCTGCATGTGCCGGCCGCCGGCGCGGCGGGCGTCAGCACCGCTGCGTTCAATCTGCACAACTTCATTACGCACATCGTGCCGTCGAGCATTATCGAAGCGATGGCGAACAACGAGATTCTGCCGATCCTCGTGTTCTCGGTGTTTTTCGGCATCGCGATGGGCTCGATGAAAGACCGGCTGCCGCCCGCGCTGCTGTCGTCGATCGAGGGGCTGTTCTCGATCATGCTCAGAATTACCGGTTACGTGATGTGGTTCGCGCCGCTCGGCGTGTTCGGCGCGGTGGCCGCTGTCATCACTGTGCAAGGGCTCGGCATGCTTGTCACGTATGGCAAGTTTATCGGCGCGGTCTATTTCAGCATGATGGTGTTATGGTGCGTGCTGCTCGCGGCCGGCTACGGCGTGCTCGGCAAACCGGTCTTCGCACTGATGAAGCTGATTCGCGAGCCGATGATCATCGCGTTCTGCACGGCGAGCAGCGAAGCCGCTTACCCGAAAACCATCGAGCAGCTCACGCGCTTCGGCGTCAAGCCGCGTATCAGCAACTTCGTGCTGCCGCTTGCGTACTCGTTCAATCTGGACGGTTCGATGATGTATCAGGCGTTCGCCGCGCTCTTTATCGCGCAGGCGTACAACATTCACCTGTCGTTCGGCCAACAGTTCTGGATGCTGCTGGTGATGATGCTGACGAGCAAGGGCGTGGCCGGCGTGCCGCGCGCGGCGATCGTCGTCATTGCTGCGACCTTGCCGCTGTTCGGGCTGCCGGTCGAAGGCGTCGTGCTGCTGCTTGCGATCGACCAGTTCATCGATATGGGCCGCACAACCACGAACGTGGTCGGCAACAGCATCGCGTCGGCGGTCATCGCGAAGTGGGAAAACGGCCTCGCGCCGTGGAGCGGAACCGCCTATCCGTTATCCGAAGCAATCCCATCGATGCATGACGATATGGCCGGCGCGCACGCCTCAACTGTGCCGCACCCGGCGCCGCATTGA
- a CDS encoding NADPH-dependent FMN reductase: protein MNRFEHSRVPLVVGIGGTTRAASSTERALAIALRGAQDAGTQTRLFGGAFLHRLPHYAPENDERTDEQLELIEAVRHADALIIATPGYHGGVSGLVKNALDTLEDLRDDARPYLDGRAAGCIVTAYGWQAAGSVLTSLRSIVHALRGWPTPFGAGINTLETRFDNDGHCSDPKVAEQLATVGRQAAQFALAFGGQALAGDNGVAGSGPAHASAAGIFALAD from the coding sequence TTGAACCGTTTCGAGCATTCCCGCGTGCCGCTCGTGGTCGGCATCGGCGGCACGACACGCGCCGCATCGTCGACTGAGCGCGCGCTTGCCATCGCGCTACGCGGCGCGCAAGACGCCGGTACGCAGACGCGTCTGTTCGGCGGCGCGTTCCTGCATCGGCTGCCGCACTATGCGCCTGAAAACGACGAGCGCACCGACGAGCAGCTCGAACTGATCGAAGCCGTGCGCCATGCCGACGCGCTGATCATCGCCACGCCCGGCTATCACGGCGGGGTATCGGGCCTCGTGAAGAACGCGCTCGATACGCTCGAAGACCTGCGCGACGACGCGCGTCCGTATCTCGACGGCCGCGCGGCCGGCTGCATCGTCACCGCGTACGGATGGCAGGCCGCGGGCTCGGTGCTCACCTCGCTGCGCTCGATCGTGCACGCGCTGCGCGGCTGGCCGACGCCGTTCGGCGCCGGCATCAATACGCTCGAAACACGTTTCGACAACGACGGGCACTGCTCGGATCCGAAGGTCGCGGAACAGCTCGCCACGGTCGGCCGCCAGGCCGCCCAGTTCGCGCTCGCATTCGGGGGGCAGGCGCTGGCCGGAGATAACGGCGTGGCCGGCAGCGGCCCGGCGCACGCCAGCGCCGCGGGGATCTTCGCGCTGGCCGACTGA
- a CDS encoding transcriptional regulator: protein MNRLIRYKGYQVAPAAQRLPNGLFAANLTIEKSAAEPGHAYSFDALDYFFDEEHALAYAFRWGRLWVDDHQ from the coding sequence ATGAACCGACTGATTCGCTACAAGGGTTACCAGGTCGCGCCCGCCGCGCAGCGCCTGCCGAACGGGCTGTTCGCGGCCAACCTGACCATCGAGAAAAGCGCGGCCGAGCCGGGGCACGCGTATTCGTTCGACGCCCTCGACTACTTCTTCGACGAAGAACATGCGCTCGCCTACGCATTCCGCTGGGGCCGGCTGTGGGTCGACGACCATCAATAG
- a CDS encoding ferritin-like domain-containing protein, whose amino-acid sequence MSDTLTDAAAEDYALRNWTFRDQARMRIGSEAHKQMYCRMLLETHNPYKPAVLDWPPLAPDALKRLTSLPIWDIAVQTEGRASIRVATYAATLNDPLLREAIEMDAAEEARHKHVLSRLVAAYGIELAPEPEYPAPRDAEWAWMFTGYSECIDSFFAFGLFRSAQQSGYFPESLVETFEPVIQEEARHILFFINWVAWYRRRMPWWRRPWHSLRVAAIWVKLVWDRVGMAKGMDADGVMHDSNFLAANSASIGAALDARQLLELCLVENDQRMSGYDGRLLRPTLMPWLARLALRFMKK is encoded by the coding sequence ATGTCCGATACCCTGACAGATGCTGCCGCCGAAGACTACGCGCTGCGAAACTGGACATTCCGGGACCAGGCCCGCATGCGGATCGGCTCCGAGGCCCACAAGCAGATGTACTGCCGCATGTTGCTGGAAACCCATAACCCGTATAAACCTGCCGTACTCGACTGGCCACCGCTCGCGCCCGACGCACTGAAGCGCCTCACTTCGCTGCCGATCTGGGACATCGCCGTACAAACCGAAGGCCGCGCATCGATTCGCGTAGCCACCTACGCCGCCACGCTCAACGACCCGCTTCTGCGCGAAGCGATCGAAATGGACGCCGCCGAAGAAGCGCGTCATAAGCACGTGCTATCTCGCCTCGTCGCGGCCTATGGCATCGAGCTCGCGCCCGAGCCTGAATATCCGGCGCCGCGCGACGCCGAATGGGCGTGGATGTTTACGGGCTACAGCGAATGCATCGACAGTTTCTTCGCCTTCGGCCTGTTCCGTTCAGCCCAGCAATCGGGCTACTTCCCCGAGTCGCTCGTCGAAACGTTCGAGCCTGTCATTCAGGAAGAAGCGCGCCACATCCTTTTCTTTATCAACTGGGTCGCGTGGTACCGGCGCAGGATGCCGTGGTGGCGTCGCCCGTGGCACTCGCTGCGCGTCGCCGCGATCTGGGTCAAACTGGTGTGGGACCGGGTGGGCATGGCAAAGGGCATGGACGCTGACGGCGTGATGCACGACTCGAATTTCCTCGCCGCGAACAGCGCGTCGATCGGCGCCGCGCTCGACGCGCGGCAACTTCTCGAGCTATGCCTCGTCGAAAACGACCAGCGCATGAGCGGCTATGATGGGCGTCTGCTGCGCCCGACGCTGATGCCGTGGCTCGCGCGGCTCGCCCTGCGTTTCATGAAGAAATAA
- the iaaH gene encoding indoleacetamide hydrolase, which produces MAWTVDEQLALTACEAVAAIQAGKLRATDYVATLLARAAALSSLNALTALNMEGALAAAQRIDALAPDEKARLPLAGLPVVVKDNINTADLQTAGATPALADFKPKTNAPSVQRLLDAGAVLLGKANMHELACGITSTNFAAPGPVRNPYDPGLIPGGSSGGNAVAVAARIAPAGIGTDTSGSNRIPAALTGCVGFRPSVGNGGAERRYHDPQALLPLSHTRDTAGPIARTVADAALLDAVITGDTAQPSVTLAGLRIGLPAPLWDGLDASIEAVARGAQRKLEAAGVLFVELGMSELMPLNDRTTPITAHETLADVRAWLVANDAPVQTVEELALSIASPDVREIFAAILADPFAPLYQSALTTWRPQLQQLYATTFANERVDALMFPTTILPATPLDDIRGSSVVSLHGQMLDTMTAYLRNTDPSANAGLPGLSLPAGRTADGLPVGIELDGPVGSDRRLLAIGSAFEQVLGALAPPII; this is translated from the coding sequence ATGGCATGGACTGTCGACGAACAGCTGGCACTCACCGCTTGCGAAGCAGTCGCGGCGATCCAGGCGGGCAAGCTGCGCGCGACCGATTACGTCGCGACGCTGCTCGCGCGCGCGGCGGCCCTGTCGAGCCTCAATGCGTTGACCGCGCTCAATATGGAAGGCGCGCTTGCGGCCGCGCAGCGCATCGACGCGTTAGCGCCCGACGAGAAGGCGCGTCTGCCGCTCGCGGGCCTGCCGGTGGTCGTAAAGGACAATATCAACACGGCAGATCTGCAAACCGCCGGCGCCACGCCCGCACTCGCCGACTTCAAACCGAAAACCAACGCGCCTTCAGTCCAGCGCCTGCTCGATGCGGGCGCAGTGCTGCTCGGAAAAGCGAACATGCACGAGCTCGCATGCGGCATCACGAGCACGAATTTCGCGGCGCCGGGGCCCGTGCGCAATCCATACGACCCAGGCCTGATTCCAGGCGGCTCGTCGGGCGGCAATGCGGTCGCGGTGGCCGCACGCATCGCGCCGGCGGGCATCGGCACCGACACGAGCGGATCGAACCGCATTCCGGCCGCATTGACCGGATGCGTCGGCTTCCGGCCATCGGTCGGCAACGGCGGCGCGGAACGCCGCTATCACGATCCGCAAGCGCTGCTGCCGTTGAGCCACACACGCGATACGGCCGGCCCGATCGCGCGCACGGTGGCCGACGCCGCGCTGCTCGATGCGGTCATTACCGGCGATACCGCGCAGCCCTCAGTCACACTGGCCGGCTTGCGTATCGGCTTGCCCGCGCCGCTGTGGGACGGCCTCGATGCGTCGATTGAAGCGGTCGCGCGCGGCGCGCAGCGCAAGCTCGAAGCCGCGGGCGTCCTGTTCGTCGAACTCGGGATGAGCGAGCTGATGCCGCTCAACGACCGTACGACGCCGATCACGGCCCACGAAACACTCGCCGATGTGCGCGCATGGCTTGTTGCGAACGACGCGCCGGTGCAGACGGTCGAGGAATTGGCGCTTTCGATTGCGAGCCCCGACGTGCGCGAGATTTTCGCCGCGATTCTCGCGGACCCGTTCGCGCCGCTTTATCAGTCCGCGCTCACCACATGGCGGCCGCAGTTGCAGCAGCTTTACGCCACGACATTCGCGAATGAGCGCGTCGATGCGTTGATGTTTCCAACCACGATTCTTCCCGCCACGCCGCTCGACGATATTCGCGGCTCGTCGGTTGTATCGCTGCACGGCCAGATGCTCGATACGATGACCGCCTATCTGCGCAATACAGACCCTTCCGCCAATGCGGGGCTGCCCGGTCTGTCGCTGCCCGCGGGACGAACCGCGGACGGCTTGCCTGTAGGCATCGAACTCGATGGCCCGGTCGGCAGCGACCGGCGCCTCCTTGCGATCGGTAGCGCATTCGAACAGGTTCTCGGCGCGCTCGCGCCACCCATAATTTAA
- a CDS encoding CDP-diacylglycerol diphosphatase, with amino-acid sequence MLLFLRKTLVFSLAVIVGGCASLAASNPNALWQIVSEQCVPPEQSTGKPGVCTDVNLQKRFAILKDIVGDTQYLLIPTDRVTGIESPLILQPDAPDYWVDAWNARHYVDERAKIQLQADQLGLEINSQFRRSQQQLHIHIDCMREDIVAALAPYHDQVLYQWHPATLDKQRYRVMRVPNLEGENNPFRVVARDHPDSAQMSEQTILVTGAGRTTKDGWLIVNSALNIEDGSGTAEPLLDHECKLAKHG; translated from the coding sequence ATGCTCCTCTTCTTGCGAAAAACACTGGTCTTTTCGCTGGCCGTGATTGTCGGCGGCTGCGCGTCGCTGGCGGCCAGCAACCCGAATGCACTATGGCAGATCGTCAGTGAACAGTGCGTGCCGCCCGAGCAATCGACCGGCAAACCCGGCGTATGCACGGACGTCAATTTGCAGAAACGCTTTGCGATCCTCAAGGATATTGTCGGCGACACGCAGTATCTGCTGATCCCGACCGACCGCGTGACCGGTATCGAAAGCCCGCTGATTCTGCAGCCCGACGCGCCCGATTACTGGGTCGACGCCTGGAATGCGCGGCATTACGTCGATGAACGGGCGAAGATTCAATTGCAGGCCGATCAGCTCGGGCTCGAGATCAATTCGCAATTCCGGCGCTCGCAACAGCAGTTGCATATTCATATCGATTGCATGCGCGAAGATATCGTCGCCGCGCTTGCGCCGTATCACGACCAGGTGCTTTACCAGTGGCATCCCGCGACACTCGACAAGCAGCGTTATCGGGTGATGCGCGTGCCGAACCTCGAGGGCGAGAACAATCCGTTCCGTGTCGTCGCGCGCGATCATCCGGATTCCGCGCAGATGTCCGAGCAGACCATACTCGTCACGGGCGCAGGGCGGACCACGAAGGATGGCTGGCTGATCGTCAATAGCGCGCTGAATATCGAGGACGGCAGCGGCACGGCCGAACCGTTGCTCGATCATGAATGCAAGCTCGCGAAACACGGTTGA
- a CDS encoding fatty acid desaturase — MAFYLDDSQRQALLHRRASLTWRSEWPTWLVIVAIYAGWFGVATHARVLGMPVTIALLALFGAWYLSLQHELLHGHPTRSPLINGLIGFMPLAVWFPYRVYRDLHLRHHDDPHLTRPEHDPESYFVSRAAWDRAGPMLRTLLTARNTFIGRLLLGPAFSLAATASDASRKLLQRDFSDVPAWLAHGAALTALTVWLARECGISPWLFIVGAGYPALALNAVRSFHEHRSADAYEHRSVINEAAWFWRLLFLNNNYHAVHHDLPGLPWFALRGIYRERRAAYLHRNGGFLVSGYGDWLTSYAAKPIVHPVHALKQTGAASTTRRRPLQPKLALRRQRLQFRRFN, encoded by the coding sequence ATGGCTTTTTATCTCGATGACAGTCAGCGTCAAGCTTTACTACACCGCCGTGCCAGCCTGACGTGGCGCAGCGAATGGCCGACCTGGCTCGTCATCGTGGCGATTTACGCGGGATGGTTCGGTGTCGCGACGCACGCGCGCGTGCTCGGTATGCCCGTCACGATCGCGTTGCTCGCGCTATTCGGCGCGTGGTATCTGTCGTTGCAGCATGAACTGCTGCATGGGCATCCGACGCGTTCGCCGTTGATCAACGGCCTGATCGGGTTTATGCCGCTCGCGGTGTGGTTTCCGTACCGCGTGTATCGCGACCTGCACTTGCGGCACCACGACGATCCGCACTTGACGCGCCCCGAGCACGATCCGGAAAGCTATTTCGTGAGTCGTGCCGCGTGGGATCGTGCGGGTCCGATGCTGCGCACGTTGTTGACGGCGCGCAATACGTTTATCGGCCGCCTGTTGCTCGGGCCCGCGTTTTCGCTCGCCGCAACCGCAAGCGACGCATCGCGCAAACTCCTGCAGCGCGATTTCAGCGACGTGCCCGCGTGGCTCGCGCATGGCGCGGCGCTCACCGCGTTGACTGTGTGGCTCGCACGCGAGTGCGGCATTTCACCGTGGCTCTTTATTGTCGGCGCCGGTTATCCCGCATTGGCGTTGAATGCGGTTCGCTCATTTCACGAACATCGCAGCGCGGATGCGTATGAGCACCGCTCGGTCATCAACGAGGCGGCATGGTTCTGGCGGTTGCTGTTTCTGAATAACAACTACCACGCGGTACATCATGATCTGCCGGGGCTGCCGTGGTTTGCGTTGCGTGGCATCTATCGCGAGCGCCGCGCGGCATACCTGCATCGCAACGGCGGTTTTCTCGTGAGCGGCTATGGCGACTGGCTCACGTCGTACGCGGCAAAACCGATCGTGCACCCGGTGCACGCGCTCAAGCAAACCGGCGCCGCTTCGACCACGCGGCGCCGGCCACTTCAACCGAAGCTTGCGCTACGGCGTCAGCGTCTTCAGTTCAGACGCTTCAACTGA